The region AACAGCAGTATTTCACCATTTAGATTGTTAGGGCTTGGTCAGTTTCGTATTAAGAAAGATTTGTAATGGGGTTATGTCATTGTTGTAATATGAGAGGGGCCTTATTGGGAAACGACATGCTTTGATTAGCTTTTATTGTTGGTGTTGTTGAGTACTTGTATGCAATAAAAATGTCTCGTGTCTCTAGTAGTATGTGTATCTTACaactctctgtctctctctacCGTTGTAGAGATATTCATATAGTATTAGCAAGCTATGTAGTCCATCAAGTGCTTTTGCAATAAAAGTTGCTTTGCCTAGAGAGTAATTGATCTTTTTAAATGTCTAAAAATCAGATCTTAATGGTCTCATACAAGATGATTAGATGAAGCTTTCATCCTCCAAGACAACAAAAATATGAGACGAAAAATTGCTTTAACTTTTCTTAATCACCAGTAATCCTTACAAGTACAAGATCCATCGACAAATTTATGGAATCTAACTCGATCTCTGACAATTATTTCTCGCTCAAAACTTTTGCTAATAATCTTCATCACTTCATGGCAATCGCCACAAATCCTATGATTGTTCACTATCCTAATTACAGCCGGTGCTTTTGTCTTCCACAATCCATAAGCAACTGCTAGCTTCTCACTGTGCTCGCCGTAAGTGTTCTCTTTCTCTTCATCAACCACTCTGTGTAGTATCTCTGTGACACTAGGTTTGTATCCAGTTTCACGGATCCTTACAGATATGTCTCCAAGAACTTCTTTTACTTCCTTGGCGTTCGGATGGGATGAGTCGCCAATTTTGAATTCGTGAACAATGCCACCTATCTCTATGGAACTGTAGGCAGGGATGGGTTTGATTCTTCTCTCTTTCATCTGCATTCTAACAAGGCGCATCTTCTCCCACTGCAAAACTGACGCGTACAAACTTGACAGGAGGATGTAGTTATCTGCATTTCGTGGTTCTAATTGGAGAAGACACTCAGCAATGAGTTCACCTTTTACTAGCAATTTATTCTTCTCACACCCAACAAGAAGGCTTCGCCAAATTACTGGATTTAGCGAGAGGGTCGTGTTTTTTACAAGAAAACAAGCTTCATTTACGAGGCCAGCTCGACATAGTAGATCAACCATACAACCATAATGCTCTGTGGATGGTTTGATTCCGGATTCAATCATGTGTGACCAAAATCTTCGACCCTCCGAAACCAACCCGCAGTGACCATATGCAGATAGAATGCTGGTGAAGGTTAAATGATCAGGCTTCACCTAAAACACAAAAAGTAGGATCGTGAAGATAAAGTCCTATCCAAATGACAATGCACAAAAGATTTAGCAATATGATACTGGTTTAGTGGCAGACTTGATGCTACATGATAAGTTTAACTAAGGTAAACTTTAATGCttgaatataaatattttttgctTATATAGTCTATTATTTCATTACCTTGGATGCCTCCATCATAGCAAAGTGCTTTAAAGCTTCTTCATGTAACCCGTGAATAGATAATCCCGCAATCATTGAACTCCAAGCTTTCGTATCTTTTACAGACAATTTGTTGAAAATTGCTTTTGCTTTTTCAATACAACCGCACCTTGCATACATATAAACAAGTGCAGTGCCAAGCTCCAGGTCAATATCAATCATTTGCTTCTCTATGTAAGCATGAGCCCACCTACCGATGTCCAAGGAACCAGCCCATGCACAAGCCATAACAACACTACCCATTGTTACCTGATCAGGCACAACACCCGCCATTTGCATTTTTCTGAACAGCCCAAAAGTCTCATCAACCAATCCAGCTCTCAAATACGCACTGATCATCGCACTCCAAGCAACCAAATCTTTCTCAGTAATTTCATCAAACACCAAATGAGCAAGCCAGACATCCTCAAATTTAGCATACATATTCAACAATGCCATTTGAACAAACGAACTTGAACCAAACCCAGATCGAAAAACACGCGAATGAACCTGCTGGCCTTCATCTGAGGCCAAAACAACCGAACAAGCCTTCAGAACAAAAGCCAGAGTAAAAGTATTTGGACCCGGGTACCCTTTCTGAGTCAATTTTTTGAAGAAAAGAATCGACTCCTTTGAAGGGTTTTCAATTTGAGAACAACCCCTTATCATGGAATTCCAACAAAATATGTTTGGATATGGAATTCGAGAGAAAACGCGTCGAGCGTAGGAGATGTCGCCGATAGGAGAGAGAGAGCAGAAAGCTGCTATTTTGGACAAAGCAAATGAGAGGGCGGAAATGGGAAGGAAGCGAGTGAGGACGTGGGCATGTATTTGGCGAAGAACTCGCATGTTCGGACATTTTTTAACCAGAAAAGCGAttcgttcttcttcttcttccagctcCTCCTGTACCGTTCGTCTTCCTACCTAAGCTTGAAGGAc is a window of Humulus lupulus chromosome 4, drHumLupu1.1, whole genome shotgun sequence DNA encoding:
- the LOC133831422 gene encoding pentatricopeptide repeat-containing protein At4g21065-like, translated to MRVLRQIHAHVLTRFLPISALSFALSKIAAFCSLSPIGDISYARRVFSRIPYPNIFCWNSMIRGCSQIENPSKESILFFKKLTQKGYPGPNTFTLAFVLKACSVVLASDEGQQVHSRVFRSGFGSSSFVQMALLNMYAKFEDVWLAHLVFDEITEKDLVAWSAMISAYLRAGLVDETFGLFRKMQMAGVVPDQVTMGSVVMACAWAGSLDIGRWAHAYIEKQMIDIDLELGTALVYMYARCGCIEKAKAIFNKLSVKDTKAWSSMIAGLSIHGLHEEALKHFAMMEASKVKPDHLTFTSILSAYGHCGLVSEGRRFWSHMIESGIKPSTEHYGCMVDLLCRAGLVNEACFLVKNTTLSLNPVIWRSLLVGCEKNKLLVKGELIAECLLQLEPRNADNYILLSSLYASVLQWEKMRLVRMQMKERRIKPIPAYSSIEIGGIVHEFKIGDSSHPNAKEVKEVLGDISVRIRETGYKPSVTEILHRVVDEEKENTYGEHSEKLAVAYGLWKTKAPAVIRIVNNHRICGDCHEVMKIISKSFEREIIVRDRVRFHKFVDGSCTCKDYW